GTGGCAGGCAGCGTGGGGAGCCCGACCCCAGAGACGCCCTCACCCAGCAGGTACATGTGTTGTCTCTGGACCAGATCAGAGCCATCCGAAACACCAATGAGTACACAGAGGGCCCGACCGTGGTCCCCAGACCTGGGCTCAAGCCTGCTCCTCGCCCCTCCGCTCAGCACAAACATGAGAGACTCCACGGTCTGCCCGAGCACCGCCAGCCTCCCAGGCTCCAGCCCTCGCAGGCCCTTGCTTCTGCGCGGGCCCCGCTGTCCAGGTCCATCAGCACGGTCAGCTCGGGGTCTCGGAGCAGTACCAGGACAAGCACCAGCAGCAGTTCCTCTGAACAGAGGCTGTTAGGCTCATCCTTCTCCTCCGGGCCTGTTGCTGATGGGATAATCCGGGTGCAGCCCAAATCAGAGCTCAAGCCAGGTGAGCTTAAGCCGCTGAGCAAGGAAGATTTGGGGCTGCACGCCTACAGGTGTGAGGACTGCGGCAAGTGCAAGTGTAAGGAGTGCACGTACCCGAGGCCTCTGCCGTCAGACTGGATTTGCGACAAGCAGTGCCTCTGCTCGGCCCAGAATGTGATTGACTATGGGACCTGTGTGTGCTGTGTGAAAGGTCTCTTCTATCACTGTTCTAACGATGACGAGGACAACTGTGCTGACAACCCGTGTTCCTGTAGCCAGTCTCACTGTTGTACACGTTGGTCGGCCATGGGGGTCATGTCCCTCTTTTTGCCTTGTTTATGGTGTTACCTTCCAGCCAAGGGTTGCCTTAAATTGTGCCAGGGGTGTTATGACCGGGTGAACAGGCCTGGATGCCGCTGTAAAAATTCAAACACAGTTTGCTGCAAAGTTCCCACTGTCCCACCCAGGAACTTTGAAAAACCGACATAGCATCATTAATCAGGAATATTGCAGTAAGAagaattgttcctttttttttttaacacacacatatgcaaCCAACTAAACAGTTATAATCTTGGCACTGTTAATAGAGGGTTGAGATATCCTTTGGTGTTTGCAGTGAAATGCTTTTTGTCCATGTGCCATTTTAACTGATATGCTTGTTAGAACTCAGCTAATGGAGCTCAGAGTGTGGAGTACAGATCTTGGCGACTCACGTGTTGCATAAGCTAAAGCAACAGACACTCCTAAGCAAAG
This portion of the Camelus dromedarius isolate mCamDro1 chromosome 13, mCamDro1.pat, whole genome shotgun sequence genome encodes:
- the SPRY2 gene encoding protein sprouty homolog 2; protein product: MEARAQSGSGSQPLLQAPRDGGRQRGEPDPRDALTQQVHVLSLDQIRAIRNTNEYTEGPTVVPRPGLKPAPRPSAQHKHERLHGLPEHRQPPRLQPSQALASARAPLSRSISTVSSGSRSSTRTSTSSSSSEQRLLGSSFSSGPVADGIIRVQPKSELKPGELKPLSKEDLGLHAYRCEDCGKCKCKECTYPRPLPSDWICDKQCLCSAQNVIDYGTCVCCVKGLFYHCSNDDEDNCADNPCSCSQSHCCTRWSAMGVMSLFLPCLWCYLPAKGCLKLCQGCYDRVNRPGCRCKNSNTVCCKVPTVPPRNFEKPT